One genomic window of Actinoplanes lobatus includes the following:
- a CDS encoding ArsR/SmtB family transcription factor — MIRIELDEPTLSRTRIAISPLIETVCGLWLLHRHPDTAPWPYDGWARRARAVLRSDPATVPLRVYFEVGRMLPDFLAPMPGSPAPTFEEQLDEVRHTPAAVIAKQVARHHPDVPPCLRPFFDDRETALNRLADGLAAFWDGAMAPYWPAMRAALDEEVLLRARALAADGPDALLARLHDRVRWERPVLTLMKQLEDDFTATDQRLLLVPLIFSRGALLYSSDHPEVVLVTYQARGAAVLAESHTPAPDDRLALLIGRGRATVLRALTTPSTTTGLATVLGLAPSTVSEHLGGLQAAGVVHRRRAGRRVLYGLEPAGLALVNLLGDDSATTEFVS; from the coding sequence ATGATCCGGATCGAGCTCGACGAACCGACGCTGTCGCGTACCCGGATCGCGATCAGCCCACTGATCGAGACGGTCTGCGGCCTCTGGCTGCTGCACCGCCACCCGGATACCGCGCCCTGGCCGTACGACGGCTGGGCCCGGCGGGCGCGGGCCGTGCTGCGCTCCGATCCGGCGACCGTCCCGTTGCGGGTCTACTTCGAGGTGGGCCGGATGCTGCCGGACTTCCTCGCCCCGATGCCGGGGTCGCCGGCGCCCACCTTCGAGGAGCAGCTCGACGAGGTCCGGCACACGCCCGCCGCGGTGATCGCGAAGCAGGTCGCCCGGCACCACCCGGACGTTCCACCCTGCCTGCGCCCGTTCTTCGACGACCGGGAGACCGCGCTGAACCGGCTCGCCGACGGGCTCGCCGCCTTCTGGGACGGGGCCATGGCGCCGTACTGGCCGGCCATGCGGGCCGCGCTCGACGAGGAGGTGCTGCTGCGGGCCCGGGCGCTGGCCGCCGACGGCCCGGACGCCCTGCTCGCCCGGCTGCACGACCGGGTCCGCTGGGAGCGGCCGGTGCTCACCCTGATGAAGCAGCTGGAGGACGACTTCACCGCGACCGACCAGCGGCTCCTGCTGGTGCCGCTGATCTTCTCGCGGGGCGCGCTGCTCTACTCCTCGGACCATCCCGAGGTGGTGCTGGTGACCTACCAGGCGCGTGGCGCCGCCGTGCTGGCCGAGAGCCACACCCCGGCCCCGGACGACCGGCTCGCCCTGCTCATCGGCCGGGGCCGGGCCACCGTGCTGCGGGCGCTGACCACCCCGTCCACCACCACCGGGCTGGCCACCGTGCTGGGGCTGGCGCCGAGCACGGTCTCCGAGCACCTGGGCGGGTTGCAGGCCGCCGGGGTGGTGCACCGGCGGCGGGCCGGGCGCCGGGTCCTCTACGGCCTGGAACCGGCCGGGCTGGCACTGGTCAACCTGCTCGGCGACGATTCGGCCACGACCGAATTCGTTTCCTGA
- the ileS gene encoding isoleucine--tRNA ligase: MAYPKHTDATGVPASPDLPAVERAVLDHWAADKTFEASVERRPAGENGANEYVFYDGPPFANGLPHYGHLFTGYVKDLVPRYQTMRGKRVERRFGWDTHGLPAEVEAEKQLGITTKAQIVDLGIDKFNEACRTSVLAYTKDWERYVTRQARWVDFQNDYKTLDPEYMESVMWAFKTLHDKGLVYEGFRVLAYCFRCETPLSNTETRMDDVYRDRTDPALTVKFRLETGEDIAVWTTTPWTLPSNLALAVGPDIEYAVLSDGNGQKLLVGAARVGAYAKELEGYEQVGSVHGRDLVGRRYTPLFDFLVEPGGENAFQVLGADFVTTEDGTGVVHMAPAFGEDDQNACNAAGIPTVVTVDEHTRFTSLVPDYQGLQVFDANKPVIATLKERGVVLRHDGYTHSYPHCWRCDTPLVYKAVSSWFVAVSTFRDRMVELNQQISWTPSHIKDGSFGKWLSNARDWSISRNRFWGSPIPVWKSDDPQYPRVDVYGSYEELARDFGVTITDLHRPYVDQLVRPNPDDPTGKSMMRRVPEVLDCWFESGSMPFAQVHYPFENKDWFEHHYPGDFIVEYIGQTRGWFYTMHVLATALFDRPAFRNCLSHGILLGEDGRKMSKSLRNYPDVYRVFDTYGSDAMRWMLMSSPVLRGGDMPVTEVAIRDSVRQVLLPLWNVWYFFSLYANASDYVAKNRTDSTHLLDRYILAKTGELVSDVQRQMDDYDISGAAASIRSYLDALTNWYVRRSRDRFWAGDEDAFDTLATVLETLTRVVAPLAPLTAEEIWRGLTGGRSVHLTDWPSADVFPADHELVASMDAIRDVASAALSLRKAKGLRVRLPLATLTVATADGSRLAGLGDLLKDEVNVKDVVFTDDVAAYCQQVLTVVPRALGPRVGKQVQQVIKAVKSGDWQLVDGAPVAAGVTLAEGEYELRLVAADVENSAPLPAGGGVVVLDTVVTEELATEGLARDVIRVVQQARRDADLDVSDRIALVLSAAPVVRAAVEAYREFVAGETLATSVEFAELAEGFTGEVGDAEQVTVTVSAV; encoded by the coding sequence ATGGCCTACCCGAAACACACCGACGCCACCGGCGTTCCGGCGAGCCCGGACCTGCCGGCGGTCGAGCGCGCCGTCCTCGACCACTGGGCCGCCGACAAGACGTTCGAGGCGTCCGTCGAGCGGCGCCCGGCGGGGGAGAACGGCGCCAACGAGTACGTCTTCTACGACGGTCCGCCGTTCGCCAACGGCCTGCCGCACTACGGCCACCTGTTCACCGGGTACGTGAAGGACCTGGTGCCGCGCTACCAGACGATGCGCGGCAAGCGGGTGGAGCGGCGGTTCGGCTGGGACACGCACGGCCTGCCCGCCGAGGTCGAGGCGGAGAAGCAGCTCGGCATCACCACCAAGGCGCAGATCGTCGACCTGGGCATCGACAAGTTCAACGAGGCCTGCCGGACGTCGGTGCTCGCCTACACCAAGGACTGGGAGCGTTATGTGACGCGCCAGGCCCGGTGGGTGGACTTCCAGAACGACTACAAGACCCTCGACCCGGAGTACATGGAGTCGGTCATGTGGGCGTTCAAGACGCTGCATGACAAGGGCCTGGTGTACGAGGGCTTCCGGGTCCTCGCCTACTGCTTCCGGTGCGAGACGCCGCTGTCCAACACCGAGACACGGATGGACGACGTCTACCGGGATCGGACCGACCCCGCTCTGACGGTGAAATTCCGTTTGGAGACCGGCGAGGACATCGCGGTGTGGACCACCACGCCGTGGACGCTGCCGTCGAACCTTGCCCTGGCGGTCGGTCCGGACATCGAGTATGCGGTTCTGTCAGATGGAAACGGACAAAAACTGCTGGTGGGTGCGGCGCGAGTGGGCGCCTACGCCAAGGAGCTCGAAGGCTACGAGCAGGTCGGCAGCGTCCACGGCCGGGATCTCGTCGGCCGCCGCTACACCCCGCTGTTCGACTTCCTGGTCGAGCCGGGTGGGGAGAACGCCTTCCAGGTTCTCGGCGCCGACTTCGTGACCACCGAGGACGGCACCGGTGTCGTCCACATGGCCCCGGCCTTCGGTGAGGACGACCAGAACGCGTGCAACGCGGCCGGCATCCCGACCGTCGTGACCGTCGACGAACACACCCGGTTCACCTCGCTGGTCCCGGACTACCAGGGCCTCCAGGTGTTCGACGCCAACAAGCCGGTGATCGCCACGCTGAAGGAGCGCGGCGTGGTGCTGCGCCACGACGGGTACACGCACTCGTACCCGCACTGCTGGCGCTGTGACACCCCGCTCGTCTACAAGGCGGTGTCGTCCTGGTTCGTGGCGGTGAGCACGTTCCGGGACCGGATGGTCGAGCTGAACCAGCAGATCAGCTGGACGCCGTCGCACATCAAGGACGGCTCGTTCGGCAAGTGGCTGTCCAACGCCCGTGACTGGTCGATCTCCCGGAACCGCTTCTGGGGCTCGCCGATCCCGGTGTGGAAGTCGGACGACCCGCAGTACCCACGCGTCGACGTCTACGGCTCCTACGAGGAGCTCGCGCGCGACTTCGGGGTGACCATCACCGACCTGCACCGGCCCTATGTCGACCAGCTGGTCCGCCCGAACCCGGACGACCCCACCGGCAAATCGATGATGCGGCGCGTGCCCGAGGTGCTGGACTGCTGGTTCGAGTCCGGGTCGATGCCGTTCGCCCAGGTGCACTACCCGTTCGAGAACAAGGACTGGTTCGAGCACCACTACCCGGGTGACTTCATCGTCGAGTACATCGGGCAGACCCGCGGCTGGTTCTACACCATGCACGTGCTGGCCACGGCGCTGTTCGACCGGCCCGCGTTCCGCAACTGCCTGAGCCACGGCATCCTGCTGGGCGAGGACGGTCGCAAGATGTCCAAGTCTTTGCGGAATTATCCGGACGTGTACCGAGTTTTCGATACTTACGGCTCGGATGCCATGCGCTGGATGCTGATGTCGTCGCCGGTCCTCCGAGGTGGAGACATGCCGGTCACCGAGGTGGCGATCCGTGACTCGGTCCGGCAGGTGCTGCTGCCGTTGTGGAATGTCTGGTACTTCTTCAGCCTCTACGCGAACGCTTCGGACTACGTCGCGAAAAATCGGACAGACTCGACTCACCTGCTCGACCGATACATCCTCGCCAAGACCGGTGAGCTGGTCAGCGACGTCCAACGGCAGATGGACGACTACGACATCTCCGGTGCGGCGGCCAGCATCCGGTCCTACCTCGACGCCCTGACCAACTGGTACGTGCGCCGCTCCCGGGACCGCTTCTGGGCCGGCGACGAGGACGCCTTCGACACCCTGGCCACCGTGCTGGAGACCCTCACCCGGGTGGTGGCGCCGCTCGCGCCGCTGACCGCCGAGGAGATCTGGCGCGGCCTGACCGGCGGCCGTTCGGTGCACCTGACCGACTGGCCCTCGGCGGACGTGTTCCCGGCCGACCACGAGCTGGTCGCGTCGATGGACGCGATCCGGGACGTGGCGTCGGCGGCCCTGTCGCTGCGCAAGGCCAAGGGGCTGCGGGTCCGGCTGCCGCTGGCGACGCTCACCGTCGCCACCGCCGACGGAAGCCGGCTGGCCGGCCTCGGTGACCTGCTCAAGGACGAGGTCAACGTCAAGGACGTGGTCTTCACCGACGACGTGGCCGCGTACTGCCAGCAGGTCCTGACGGTCGTCCCGCGGGCGCTCGGCCCCCGGGTCGGCAAGCAGGTCCAGCAGGTGATCAAGGCGGTCAAGAGCGGCGACTGGCAGCTCGTCGACGGCGCCCCGGTCGCGGCCGGCGTCACCCTCGCCGAAGGGGAGTACGAGCTGAGGCTGGTCGCCGCCGACGTGGAGAATTCCGCGCCGCTGCCGGCCGGCGGTGGTGTCGTGGTCCTCGACACGGTCGTCACCGAGGAGCTGGCCACCGAGGGCCTGGCCCGCGACGTGATCCGCGTCGTGCAGCAGGCCCGCCGGGACGCCGACCTCGACGTCAGCGACCGGATCGCGCTCGTGCTGTCGGCCGCGCCGGTGGTCCGGGCCGCGGTCGAGGCGTACCGGGAGTTCGTCGCCGGTGAGACCCTCGCCACGTCGGTGGAGTTCGCCGAGCTGGCGGAGGGCTTCACGGGCGAGGTCGGCGACGCCGAACAGGTGACGGTGACCGTTTCGGCCGTGTGA
- a CDS encoding lysophospholipid acyltransferase family protein, which translates to MPLLYSIGKVTVGKVLMTGWRPHVEGIENIPQTGGAIFAGNHLSVADELLLGAAVPRHLAFWAKSDYFTGTGVKGFLNRKLMEGLGAIRVEREGGRAALTAFDAAIPALREGELIAVYPEGTRSPDGRLYRGRTGVARLAVAAGVPIIPVGVLGTDKVQPIGRLVPKLERGVITVKFGKPIETVGRPDDRTALRELTDQVMGEIQRLTGQEYVPRYAPKREE; encoded by the coding sequence TTGCCGCTGCTCTACTCGATCGGCAAGGTCACTGTCGGCAAGGTGCTGATGACCGGCTGGCGGCCGCACGTCGAAGGCATCGAGAACATCCCGCAGACCGGCGGCGCCATCTTCGCGGGCAACCACCTCTCCGTCGCCGACGAACTCCTCCTCGGCGCCGCAGTGCCCCGCCACCTGGCCTTCTGGGCCAAGTCCGACTACTTCACCGGCACCGGCGTCAAGGGTTTCCTCAACCGCAAGCTGATGGAGGGCCTCGGCGCCATCCGCGTCGAGCGCGAAGGCGGCCGGGCCGCCCTCACCGCCTTCGACGCCGCCATCCCGGCGCTGCGCGAGGGTGAACTGATCGCGGTCTATCCCGAGGGCACCCGGTCGCCCGACGGCCGCCTCTACCGCGGGCGGACCGGCGTCGCCCGGCTGGCCGTCGCCGCGGGCGTCCCGATCATTCCGGTCGGCGTCCTCGGGACCGACAAGGTTCAGCCGATCGGCCGTCTCGTCCCGAAGCTGGAGCGCGGCGTCATCACGGTCAAGTTCGGCAAGCCGATCGAGACGGTGGGCCGGCCCGACGACCGCACCGCGCTGCGCGAACTCACCGACCAGGTGATGGGCGAGATCCAGCGGCTCACCGGCCAGGAGTACGTCCCGCGCTACGCCCCCAAGCGCGAGGAATAA
- a CDS encoding alpha/beta fold hydrolase, with protein sequence MSTTQRNAVTISGPASSRPMLFAHGYGCDQNMWRLVTPAFADTHRIVLFDHVGNGRSDLSAYRDSRHGTLSGYAEDILEIIEENDLRDVVFVGHSVAAMIGVLAAIREPDRFAGIVMVGPSPRYIDDEADGYVGGFARADIEEMLESLDSNYLGWSSAMAPVIMGNPERPELGEELTNSFCRTDPEIARKFAQVTFLSDNRADLPNLRVPSLILQCSDDVIAPTVVGEYVHKNTRESTFMALNATGHCPNLSAPEETVDAIKSWL encoded by the coding sequence ATGAGCACGACGCAGAGGAACGCTGTCACGATCTCCGGGCCGGCCTCCAGCCGTCCGATGCTGTTCGCCCACGGGTACGGCTGCGATCAGAACATGTGGCGGCTGGTGACCCCGGCATTCGCGGACACCCACCGGATCGTCCTGTTCGACCACGTCGGGAACGGGCGGTCGGACCTGTCGGCGTACCGGGACTCCCGGCACGGCACGCTCTCCGGCTACGCCGAGGACATTCTGGAGATCATCGAGGAGAACGATCTGCGGGACGTCGTCTTCGTCGGGCACTCGGTGGCCGCCATGATCGGTGTGCTGGCCGCGATCCGGGAACCGGACCGGTTCGCCGGGATCGTGATGGTCGGCCCGTCCCCGCGGTACATCGACGACGAGGCGGACGGCTATGTCGGCGGGTTCGCCCGCGCCGACATCGAGGAGATGCTGGAGTCGCTGGACAGCAACTATCTGGGTTGGTCCAGCGCGATGGCGCCGGTGATCATGGGCAACCCGGAGCGGCCCGAGCTGGGCGAGGAGCTGACGAACAGCTTCTGCCGGACCGATCCGGAGATCGCCAGGAAGTTCGCGCAGGTCACCTTCCTCTCGGACAACCGCGCCGACCTGCCCAACCTCCGGGTCCCGTCGCTGATCCTCCAGTGCTCGGACGACGTCATCGCCCCCACCGTGGTCGGTGAGTACGTGCACAAGAACACCAGGGAGAGCACTTTCATGGCCCTCAACGCGACCGGGCACTGTCCGAATCTGAGCGCACCGGAGGAGACGGTTGACGCGATCAAGTCCTGGTTGTAG